A DNA window from Phyllostomus discolor isolate MPI-MPIP mPhyDis1 chromosome X, mPhyDis1.pri.v3, whole genome shotgun sequence contains the following coding sequences:
- the VSIG1 gene encoding V-set and immunoglobulin domain-containing protein 1 — MVFAFWKVFLILNCLAGQASGVQVTIPNSVMNVTVGSNVTLICTYTSTVASRDNLSIQWSFSNEKELRPVTHNWCLNNEAVEEKAVSQCLKMAHARDARGRCSWTSQIYYSEGGQAASSGRFKDRIVVSNEPDNASITIFHIQPADSGTYTCNVNNPPDFDGNNQGILTVSVLDLEDNGSFDPDSQLSRSCVQAFRSPEGKDERALNPHQLAS; from the exons GTCAAGCTAGTGGGGTGCAAGTGACCATCCCAAACAGTGTCATGAATGTGACTGTTGGATCTAATGTCACTCTCATCTGCACCTACACCAGCACTGTGGCCTCCCGGGACAATCTTTCCATCCAGTGGTCCTTCTCCAATGAAAAGGAGTTACGTCCAGTTACT CACAACTGGTGCCTCAATAATgaggctgtggaggaaaaggCAGTCAGTCAGTGTCTAAAAATGGCGCATGCAAGAGATGCTCGGGGAAGATGTAGCTGGACCTCTCAG ATTTACTATTCTGAAGGTGGACAAGCTGCATCCAGTGGGCGATTTAAGGATCGAATTGTGGTGTCCAATGAGCCAGATAATGCATCCATCACTATTTTTCATATACAACCAGCAGACAGTGGAACCTACACCTGCAATGTTAACAACCCCCCAGATTTTGATGGCAACAATCAAGGCATTCTCACAGTCAGTGTGTTAG ATTTAGAGGACAATGGAAGTTTTGATCCTGACTCTCAGCTTAGCAGGTCCTGTGTGCAGGCCTTCAGAAGTCCTGAAGGGAAGGATGAAAGGGCTCTAAACCCTCACCAACTAGCCAGTTGA